The Ciconia boyciana chromosome 2, ASM3463844v1, whole genome shotgun sequence genome has a segment encoding these proteins:
- the DPH3 gene encoding diphthamide biosynthesis protein 3, which translates to MSVFHDEVEIEDFEYDEETQTYSYPCPCGDRFLITREDLENGEDVATCPSCSLILRVIYDQEQFMRDEVIAEPLTNKELIKC; encoded by the exons ATGTCGGTCTTCCACGATGAGGTGGAGATCGAGGACTTCGAGTACGATGAGGAGACCCAGACCTACAGCTACCCGTGCCCTTGCGGAGACCGCTTCCTCATCACGCGG GAGGACCTGGAGAACGGCGAGGACGTGGccacctgccccagctgctccctgaTCCTGCGCGTCATTTACGACCAG GAACAGTTCATGCGTGATGAAGTCATTGCAGAACCTTTGACAAACAAGGAGTTGATTAAGTGCTGA